The Sulfurospirillum halorespirans DSM 13726 genome has a window encoding:
- the pseF gene encoding pseudaminic acid cytidylyltransferase — MHEVNIAIIPARGGSKRIPRKNIKDFCGKPLIAYSIEAALQSGLFDKIIVSTDDEEIATVAKQYGAEVPFLRPRELSDDFTGTIPVIKHAIEATCKDQTLLKAVCCIYATAPFVQPYYIQEAYAKLKSTQSAYAFSATTYAFPIQRAIKLTHDHVEMFDSKHFSTRSQDLEEAYHDAGQFYWGTPEAWMEEKIIFAPHSTAVLLPRHLVQDIDTGEDWVQAELMYKALHENTLQS; from the coding sequence ATGCACGAGGTGAACATCGCCATCATCCCCGCACGTGGCGGAAGCAAGCGCATTCCTCGCAAAAATATCAAAGACTTTTGTGGGAAACCTTTGATCGCCTATAGCATTGAAGCAGCACTTCAAAGTGGGCTTTTTGACAAAATTATCGTTAGTACCGATGATGAAGAGATCGCAACGGTTGCTAAACAGTATGGCGCCGAAGTTCCTTTCCTGCGTCCTCGTGAACTTAGCGATGACTTTACAGGTACGATTCCTGTCATCAAACATGCTATTGAAGCTACATGTAAAGATCAAACGCTGTTAAAAGCAGTCTGTTGCATCTATGCAACCGCTCCTTTTGTACAACCTTACTACATTCAAGAAGCCTATGCAAAGCTCAAAAGCACTCAAAGTGCCTACGCTTTTAGCGCGACAACCTATGCTTTTCCTATCCAGCGAGCTATCAAGCTCACACACGATCATGTGGAGATGTTTGATTCTAAACACTTCTCAACCAGAAGCCAAGACCTAGAAGAAGCGTACCACGATGCAGGGCAGTTTTACTGGGGAACGCCAGAAGCGTGGATGGAAGAAAAAATCATCTTTGCGCCACATTCAACAGCCGTGCTACTGCCTCGGCACTTGGTTCAGGACATCGATACAGGTGAAGACTGGGTACAAGCGGAACTGATGTACAAAGCACTCCATGAAAACACTCTTCAGAGCTGA
- the pseG gene encoding UDP-2,4-diacetamido-2,4,6-trideoxy-beta-L-altropyranose hydrolase, whose protein sequence is MKTLFRADSSSTIGLGHIMRDLVLAQELEGEIIFACQALQGAMIERIPYEVRILKTNDADELIALIKSLHVNVLVIDHYSIDAHFERQIKETTGITILSFDDTYTPHYCDSLLNPNLYADASRYENLVPKGCKLRLSTPLIREEFKEEKKQEREKIYDVLIAMGGSDASNLTLEILKTLPKSLHVSILTTTANAHLPELKNYVKTVPNIALHVNSNEVAKIMHQSKLAIVTPSGMVQEVLFMALPFIAIKVAVNQDDMFAYLKQQGYAVLKEWNASSFTQLYHTYAR, encoded by the coding sequence ATGAAAACACTCTTCAGAGCTGATAGTTCAAGCACTATCGGGCTTGGACACATTATGCGTGACCTTGTGTTAGCGCAAGAGTTAGAGGGTGAAATCATCTTTGCTTGCCAAGCGCTTCAAGGGGCTATGATTGAGCGCATTCCCTATGAAGTTCGCATCTTAAAAACCAATGATGCTGATGAACTCATTGCCCTTATAAAATCTTTACATGTAAACGTACTCGTGATTGATCATTACAGCATTGATGCCCATTTTGAGCGACAGATTAAAGAGACAACAGGCATTACGATCCTCAGTTTTGATGACACATACACACCTCATTACTGTGATAGCCTGCTCAATCCTAATCTCTACGCCGATGCTTCGCGTTATGAAAATCTCGTACCAAAGGGATGTAAACTTCGCTTGAGTACACCACTCATTCGTGAAGAATTTAAAGAAGAAAAAAAACAAGAACGTGAAAAAATTTACGATGTGCTCATTGCCATGGGAGGAAGTGACGCGAGCAATCTAACGCTAGAGATTCTCAAAACCCTTCCAAAATCGTTACATGTAAGCATCCTAACCACCACGGCGAATGCCCATCTTCCTGAGCTTAAAAATTATGTCAAAACAGTGCCCAACATCGCTTTACATGTAAACTCAAACGAAGTGGCAAAAATCATGCATCAAAGCAAATTGGCTATTGTAACACCTAGTGGCATGGTACAAGAGGTTCTTTTTATGGCGTTGCCGTTCATTGCGATTAAAGTTGCTGTGAATCAAGACGATATGTTTGCATATCTTAAACAGCAGGGATACGCTGTTTTAAAGGAGTGGAATGCCTCTTCATTTACGCAACTTTACCACACTTACGCACGCTGA
- the pseH gene encoding UDP-4-amino-4,6-dideoxy-N-acetyl-beta-L-altrosamine N-acetyltransferase — translation MPLHLRNFTTLTHAESDMVLRWRNTEKVRTFMYNPTLISEEEHASFLASLRERDDKRYFLLLRDTEPIGVIDMTQIGQDSAMIGLYANPECNEKGIGLLLMQSLISYGFEQLHLKTLYAEVFEHNARAKALYEKCGFCEINRKQVNEKKVICMELRA, via the coding sequence ATGCCTCTTCATTTACGCAACTTTACCACACTTACGCACGCTGAGAGCGATATGGTTTTGCGCTGGCGTAACACAGAAAAGGTGCGTACGTTTATGTACAATCCCACACTGATTAGTGAAGAGGAGCATGCTTCTTTTCTTGCTTCACTTCGCGAACGAGACGATAAACGTTACTTTCTTCTTTTAAGAGATACCGAGCCTATCGGGGTTATTGATATGACCCAAATAGGTCAAGATTCTGCCATGATAGGGCTTTATGCCAATCCTGAGTGCAATGAAAAAGGGATTGGGTTGCTTTTGATGCAAAGCTTGATTTCATACGGATTTGAGCAATTGCACCTCAAAACACTTTACGCAGAAGTTTTTGAACATAATGCCAGAGCCAAAGCACTTTATGAAAAATGTGGATTTTGCGAAATAAACCGTAAACAGGTGAATGAGAAAAAAGTTATTTGTATGGAGTTACGGGCATGA
- the pseI gene encoding pseudaminic acid synthase: protein MKIGHFDLKGTQTLIIAELSANHGHNLAIAKQTIQAAKKAGANAIKFQTYTADTLTLNCNKEDFIVKGGTLWDNQTLYALYQEAYTPWEWHEELFACAKEEGLLCFSTPFDKSAVDFLERFNPPAYKVASFEVTDYELVRYIASKQRPIIISTGIATLNEIEDVVAICKQEGNHNIILLQCTSSYPAPLESANLLTLPDLSKRFDVIAGFSDHTLGITAPIAAVALGAKVIEKHFILDKNIGGADASFSLDAAEFSTMVQAVRDTEKLLGQPTYAIDEKRIKGRQFARSLYVTKDIKKGEPFTEENIRAIRPGYGLHPKYWHEILGKCAHSDLSFGDRLKEENITSFSCEKKL, encoded by the coding sequence ATGAAGATCGGTCATTTTGATTTGAAAGGTACGCAAACCCTGATTATTGCAGAATTATCCGCAAACCATGGACACAATTTAGCTATTGCAAAACAAACGATACAAGCAGCTAAAAAAGCAGGGGCGAATGCTATCAAATTTCAAACCTACACAGCAGATACCTTAACACTAAACTGTAACAAAGAGGACTTCATCGTCAAAGGTGGCACACTCTGGGACAATCAAACCCTTTACGCCCTCTACCAAGAAGCGTACACACCGTGGGAGTGGCACGAAGAACTTTTTGCCTGTGCAAAAGAGGAAGGATTACTCTGCTTTTCAACGCCCTTTGATAAAAGTGCTGTGGACTTTTTAGAGCGCTTTAACCCGCCAGCCTATAAAGTAGCGAGCTTTGAAGTGACCGATTATGAGCTTGTGCGCTATATCGCTTCCAAACAAAGACCTATCATTATCTCCACAGGAATTGCAACATTGAACGAGATCGAAGATGTGGTTGCTATCTGTAAACAAGAAGGCAACCACAACATTATCTTACTGCAATGCACCTCCTCTTACCCAGCACCGTTAGAGAGCGCAAACCTTTTAACACTTCCCGATTTGAGTAAACGTTTTGACGTTATTGCAGGATTTTCAGACCATACATTGGGCATCACCGCACCCATTGCAGCCGTGGCACTGGGCGCAAAAGTGATCGAAAAACATTTTATTTTAGATAAAAATATTGGCGGAGCCGATGCGAGTTTTTCCCTTGATGCTGCCGAATTTAGTACGATGGTTCAAGCCGTACGTGACACCGAAAAACTCTTAGGTCAACCCACCTACGCCATCGATGAGAAGCGCATTAAAGGAAGGCAATTTGCACGAAGTCTGTATGTTACCAAAGATATTAAAAAAGGTGAACCCTTCACGGAAGAGAATATCCGCGCTATTCGCCCAGGATACGGATTGCACCCTAAATATTGGCATGAGATTTTAGGCAAATGTGCTCACAGTGATTTGAGCTTTGGCGATCGACTGAAAGAAGAGAATATTACCTCATTCTCTTGTGAAAAAAAACTATAA
- a CDS encoding NAD-dependent epimerase → MKILVTGSAGFIGFHLSKQLLERGDCVIGLDNINDYYDVDLKYARLHELGIEKEAISTTLTPSKRYAKHSFIQADLEDQAILHQLFHDEKFDAVCHLAAQAGVRYSLENPHIYIRSNVTGFLTILECCRHHQIKNLSFASSSSVYGLNSAQPFSTSDSTDHPVSIYAATKKAAEMMAHTYAHLYGIRITGLRFFTVYGPWGRPDMSPFLFADAILRGRPISVFNEGKMSRDFTYIDDIIEGIIHVIDSPAKESSHFDPQHPDPSISSAPYKLYNIGNNQPIPLLSFIEILEKTIGKKAHKNFMPMQDGDVVSTYANIDDLGKDFNYKPHTNLEEGIQNFVHWYRQFYAIEPI, encoded by the coding sequence ATGAAAATACTCGTAACAGGTTCAGCTGGTTTTATAGGATTTCACCTGAGCAAACAACTTTTAGAAAGAGGCGATTGTGTCATAGGGCTGGATAATATCAACGATTATTATGACGTTGATTTAAAATATGCGAGGCTTCATGAACTGGGTATTGAAAAAGAGGCAATTAGCACGACACTCACTCCTTCAAAACGCTATGCAAAGCACTCTTTTATCCAAGCAGATTTAGAAGATCAAGCTATTTTACACCAACTCTTTCACGATGAAAAGTTCGATGCCGTATGCCATCTTGCGGCACAAGCGGGGGTTCGTTACTCTTTGGAAAATCCCCATATTTATATCCGATCGAATGTGACAGGTTTTCTTACGATTCTTGAATGCTGTCGCCACCATCAGATTAAAAATCTCTCATTTGCCAGCAGTTCTAGTGTTTATGGGCTTAATAGCGCTCAACCTTTTTCAACAAGCGATTCTACGGATCATCCTGTGAGCATTTATGCCGCAACCAAAAAAGCAGCGGAAATGATGGCGCATACGTATGCTCATCTTTATGGTATTCGCATAACAGGGCTTCGATTTTTTACCGTTTATGGACCATGGGGAAGACCCGATATGTCTCCTTTTCTTTTTGCTGATGCTATTCTTCGAGGTCGGCCTATTTCTGTTTTTAATGAGGGAAAGATGAGTCGAGATTTTACCTATATTGATGATATTATCGAGGGAATCATCCATGTTATCGATTCTCCTGCAAAAGAATCTTCCCATTTTGATCCGCAGCACCCTGATCCTTCTATCTCAAGTGCTCCTTACAAGCTATACAATATTGGGAACAACCAACCTATTCCCCTTCTCTCTTTTATCGAAATACTTGAAAAAACGATTGGTAAAAAAGCGCATAAAAACTTTATGCCGATGCAAGATGGCGATGTCGTATCAACCTATGCCAACATCGATGATTTGGGCAAAGACTTTAACTATAAACCGCATACCAATCTTGAAGAAGGTATCCAAAACTTTGTACACTGGTATCGACAGTTTTACGCTATTGAGCCTATTTAA
- a CDS encoding DUF354 domain-containing protein yields the protein MIWFDLVTPKSVLFFIPIIKHIEKRGRKTLITAREGQGYSEVVELLKLHNIAFTNRGEFGGACLKDKLHASIERQKALMEFVSIYNINRLVSLCSVDANRVAFGLGIPVINFYDIPLSDHKENFKKALPQARLTLPLSNRVIKPFVVPDDIFRRFSLDDEQIFSYQFIDPFIWLKDFKPSMKSVEAILHPYKLDLKKPLIVIREEEYKASYVDKQYPILYDAMHTIAEQTGANIVIIPRYESRYLKEQFPFVTVLEEKVEIQHLLAYADLFIGGGGTLNTEACYFGTPTISTRSFVSHYDKYQIDQGLMEWVNTKEELLETVGRMLGQRYDERAQSVFGAMSLNIDGIVDAILV from the coding sequence ATGATCTGGTTTGATTTAGTGACACCAAAGTCGGTACTTTTTTTTATTCCTATTATTAAACATATCGAAAAAAGAGGTCGTAAGACACTGATTACCGCTCGTGAAGGTCAGGGGTATAGTGAAGTCGTAGAGCTTTTAAAACTACACAATATTGCTTTTACCAATCGTGGTGAGTTTGGAGGGGCATGTTTAAAAGACAAGTTGCATGCTTCCATTGAAAGGCAAAAGGCACTCATGGAGTTTGTCAGCATTTATAATATCAACCGCCTTGTAAGTCTATGTTCTGTCGATGCCAATCGTGTCGCCTTTGGCTTGGGAATTCCGGTAATCAACTTCTATGACATCCCTCTATCCGACCATAAAGAGAACTTTAAAAAAGCGCTTCCACAAGCCAGACTCACACTCCCTCTTTCTAACCGTGTGATCAAGCCCTTTGTGGTCCCCGATGACATCTTTCGTCGTTTTTCACTCGATGATGAGCAGATCTTTTCGTATCAGTTTATTGATCCATTCATCTGGCTCAAAGATTTTAAACCCTCCATGAAGAGTGTTGAAGCCATCCTCCATCCTTATAAACTTGATCTTAAAAAGCCATTGATCGTGATTCGAGAAGAGGAGTATAAGGCGAGCTATGTTGATAAACAGTACCCTATTTTGTACGATGCAATGCACACTATTGCTGAACAAACAGGGGCAAATATCGTTATTATCCCTCGGTATGAGAGTCGTTACCTCAAAGAGCAGTTTCCCTTTGTAACGGTTTTAGAAGAGAAGGTTGAGATTCAGCATCTTTTGGCTTATGCCGATCTGTTTATTGGCGGTGGTGGAACGTTAAATACGGAAGCATGCTATTTTGGAACACCAACTATCTCAACACGCAGCTTTGTTAGCCATTATGACAAATACCAGATCGATCAAGGATTAATGGAATGGGTCAATACCAAAGAAGAGCTTTTAGAGACGGTGGGGCGAATGTTGGGTCAGCGTTATGATGAAAGAGCGCAGAGCGTTTTTGGTGCAATGAGCCTTAATATCGATGGTATCGTCGATGCAATCTTAGTTTAA
- a CDS encoding O-methyltransferase, which yields MQFTSYDHAIFKTIEAIRTKRKEQDEVISLVDYGAGAPEATRSQEEMYQGVTKEATIAQLSSIGLKGEWAQRLYALVQKHRPQKVLELGTCCGFSAIYMAKGCRESMVYTIEGDANVAKLAQENIEEAGCENITQYVGRFQDVLPALLEAFLQIDLAFIDGHHDKEATLQYLEMLKPYLSPKAVVVFDDISWSEGMREAWDKIGSDSFFERCVDMKKLGICFVKGEMDDLV from the coding sequence ATGCAATTCACATCTTACGACCATGCTATATTCAAGACGATTGAAGCCATTCGTACCAAACGAAAAGAACAAGATGAAGTCATTAGCCTTGTTGATTACGGGGCAGGAGCTCCAGAAGCTACACGAAGTCAGGAGGAGATGTATCAAGGTGTGACGAAAGAGGCAACGATTGCACAGCTCTCATCGATTGGACTTAAAGGAGAGTGGGCGCAGAGGCTTTACGCTTTGGTGCAAAAGCATCGTCCTCAAAAAGTTTTAGAGCTTGGAACCTGTTGCGGTTTCTCAGCGATTTATATGGCAAAAGGATGCCGCGAGTCGATGGTTTATACCATCGAAGGTGATGCCAATGTGGCAAAGCTTGCGCAGGAAAATATCGAAGAGGCAGGGTGTGAGAACATTACGCAGTATGTTGGGCGTTTTCAAGATGTGTTACCAGCTCTTTTAGAAGCTTTCTTGCAGATTGATTTGGCTTTTATCGACGGGCATCACGATAAAGAGGCGACCTTACAGTATTTGGAGATGTTAAAGCCCTATTTGAGCCCCAAAGCGGTCGTTGTATTTGATGATATTTCATGGTCTGAGGGGATGAGAGAGGCATGGGATAAAATTGGCAGCGATTCATTTTTTGAGCGCTGTGTGGACATGAAAAAATTGGGAATCTGCTTTGTAAAAGGAGAGATGGATGATCTGGTTTGA
- the asnB gene encoding asparagine synthase (glutamine-hydrolyzing) translates to MCGILAAIGNHNSKNFEQALCTLSHRGPDAQGVWGEKEVLMGHTRLSIIDLDARSNQPMIDERYALVFNGEIYNFEELKREYALTCKTTSDTEVLIKLYEKLGYSMLSHLNGMFAFCLYDRQTQALFMARDRFGKKPLYFSQNKGLIVASEIKAIRTLLETTPAMNMQGFQNYFAFQSTLPPHTFFEGIHKLEAGMYATYDKGIFTCKRYYDVGEKELLHVSEADALVKIEELLLDAVQKRLVGDVEVASLLSGGIDSSLVSAIYAKASGKKIHTFSIGYDEYLHYDELDQAKEASMHIGSHHHELRINKKTYMDTIENTLAHLDEPMGDTACMPTYLISQMVHQSGLKVCLSGEGSDEIFLGYDNYFEMAKYYQMHAELSPQSQMLLKNYLERNPNWSRNWEYFRRISSNEHPFYSGGETFTKWQFDALRGIETDDVRGMDSIENNPFLWMSKIDFKIWVAEVLMSKIDRMSMAHALELRAPFLDYRLVDYCLALPPALRAGNTNKYLLKQIAQKYIPSAIIERKKKGFSSPFIEWLYDEYKDKILELMLHVSHKSGLFDPSFVTFLYHEGKEGRFKQHVWSLYLFCRWYAKLYL, encoded by the coding sequence ATGTGCGGAATCTTAGCAGCCATCGGCAATCATAACTCAAAAAATTTCGAGCAAGCCCTCTGCACGCTCTCTCACCGTGGCCCTGATGCACAAGGTGTTTGGGGTGAAAAAGAGGTTTTGATGGGGCATACGAGGCTTTCCATCATCGACCTTGATGCCAGATCCAATCAGCCAATGATTGATGAGCGTTATGCGCTTGTTTTTAACGGCGAAATCTACAATTTTGAAGAGCTGAAACGTGAATATGCGCTTACATGTAAAACGACGAGCGACACCGAAGTGCTTATCAAACTTTACGAAAAATTGGGTTATTCCATGCTTTCACACCTCAATGGTATGTTCGCGTTTTGTCTTTATGATAGACAAACCCAAGCGCTTTTTATGGCACGGGATCGCTTTGGTAAGAAGCCACTCTATTTTAGTCAGAATAAAGGGCTGATCGTTGCGAGTGAAATCAAAGCTATTAGGACACTTTTAGAGACAACACCTGCTATGAATATGCAAGGATTTCAAAACTATTTTGCTTTTCAAAGCACGCTTCCTCCTCACACATTTTTTGAGGGAATCCATAAGCTTGAAGCAGGAATGTATGCGACGTATGACAAAGGTATTTTTACATGTAAACGCTACTATGATGTTGGAGAAAAAGAGCTTTTACATGTAAGCGAAGCTGATGCACTTGTTAAGATCGAAGAACTCCTTTTAGACGCTGTACAAAAGCGTCTCGTAGGCGATGTGGAGGTTGCTTCCTTGCTCTCTGGTGGCATCGACTCTTCACTGGTAAGTGCCATCTATGCGAAGGCTTCAGGCAAGAAGATTCATACGTTTTCGATTGGGTATGATGAGTATTTGCATTACGATGAATTAGATCAAGCGAAAGAGGCGTCTATGCACATCGGCTCACATCATCATGAGCTTCGCATCAACAAAAAGACGTATATGGATACCATTGAGAACACACTTGCTCACTTGGATGAACCGATGGGAGACACGGCGTGCATGCCAACCTATCTGATTTCCCAAATGGTACATCAATCGGGTCTTAAAGTCTGTCTTAGTGGTGAGGGAAGCGATGAGATATTCTTAGGCTATGACAACTACTTTGAGATGGCAAAATACTACCAAATGCACGCAGAGCTTTCACCTCAGAGTCAAATGCTTTTAAAAAACTATTTAGAACGCAACCCTAATTGGTCACGGAATTGGGAGTATTTTCGACGCATAAGCAGCAATGAACACCCTTTTTACAGTGGCGGTGAAACCTTCACAAAATGGCAGTTTGACGCACTGCGTGGTATTGAAACAGATGATGTACGAGGGATGGATTCTATTGAAAACAATCCTTTTTTATGGATGTCTAAGATCGACTTTAAGATTTGGGTTGCTGAGGTTTTGATGAGCAAGATTGATCGTATGTCGATGGCACATGCTTTGGAGCTTCGAGCACCCTTTTTAGATTATCGCTTGGTGGATTATTGTCTTGCTTTACCTCCTGCGTTACGAGCGGGGAATACCAATAAATACCTCTTAAAGCAGATTGCTCAAAAGTACATACCTTCTGCTATTATTGAACGTAAGAAAAAAGGGTTCAGCTCACCGTTTATCGAGTGGCTGTATGATGAATATAAGGATAAAATTTTAGAATTGATGTTACATGTAAGCCACAAAAGTGGACTGTTTGACCCATCATTTGTGACATTTTTATACCACGAAGGCAAAGAGGGGCGTTTCAAACAGCATGTTTGGTCGCTGTACCTCTTTTGCAGATGGTACGCGAAGCTCTATTTATAA
- a CDS encoding glycosyltransferase, translated as MKKIAFITHNLCLGGVQKNVALLANTLVNIYAVTIILFENKEVVYALDKSISLLTLPQHTLHLSDKNDLELESVGMELFDIRSRELGTLLKEASFDLVIAFEDYNSLCTLSTLPKKSKAIVSSRVSLEYGYKDRLIHLLPRSFYETHIKALYPKAETVVSVSEGVGEELAKLGISSVSIANGIEIEKLLPLAQEPIAYEGEFFLHVGRFDTAQKAQDALVHAYAKVSDTLQSSLIFVGDGKDRTSVEALVAQYGLEKRIFFIGFDDNPYKYMHKCKGFIFSSHYEGMPNALLEALSLGCAVVAYKFEPSWREFDGKEGILFINRGDIESLSLALVRFEKEPIFKVALEQGAQKIIQAYRHDRCQQQWVTLVKNVVSKEACVCAES; from the coding sequence ATGAAAAAAATTGCTTTTATTACCCACAATCTCTGCTTAGGCGGTGTACAAAAAAATGTGGCACTGCTTGCGAATACTTTGGTAAACATCTATGCGGTAACGATTATTCTCTTTGAAAACAAAGAGGTTGTGTATGCGCTTGATAAAAGCATCTCGCTTCTAACACTTCCGCAGCACACGCTCCATCTTTCCGATAAAAACGATTTGGAATTAGAGTCCGTCGGCATGGAACTTTTTGACATACGCTCTCGTGAACTTGGGACTCTTCTTAAAGAAGCGTCGTTTGATCTGGTGATCGCCTTTGAAGATTACAATAGCCTTTGCACCCTTAGCACTTTACCCAAAAAGAGCAAAGCCATCGTCTCCTCCCGTGTCAGTTTGGAATATGGCTATAAAGATCGCTTGATTCACCTCTTGCCGCGCTCTTTTTATGAAACGCATATCAAAGCGCTTTACCCAAAAGCAGAAACGGTTGTTTCTGTGAGTGAAGGTGTTGGCGAGGAGTTAGCAAAGCTTGGTATTTCGTCTGTGAGTATTGCCAATGGGATTGAGATAGAAAAATTACTACCATTGGCACAAGAGCCTATTGCGTATGAGGGTGAATTCTTTTTACATGTAGGACGGTTTGATACGGCTCAAAAAGCTCAAGATGCGTTGGTACATGCTTATGCAAAGGTTTCAGACACCCTTCAAAGCTCACTGATATTTGTTGGAGATGGGAAAGATAGGACGAGTGTCGAAGCCTTAGTCGCTCAATACGGGCTTGAAAAGCGCATCTTCTTTATAGGATTTGATGACAATCCTTACAAATACATGCACAAATGTAAAGGCTTTATTTTCTCGTCACATTATGAGGGAATGCCAAATGCTTTATTAGAAGCATTAAGCCTAGGATGTGCTGTTGTGGCGTACAAATTTGAGCCATCATGGCGTGAATTTGATGGTAAAGAGGGTATTTTATTTATCAATCGAGGCGATATTGAATCGCTCTCTTTGGCATTAGTGCGTTTTGAAAAAGAGCCGATATTTAAAGTGGCGTTGGAACAAGGAGCTCAAAAAATCATTCAAGCATATCGTCATGATAGGTGCCAACAACAATGGGTAACGTTGGTTAAAAATGTTGTATCAAAGGAAGCGTGTGTATGTGCGGAATCTTAG
- a CDS encoding class I SAM-dependent methyltransferase codes for MLEIFSNFCAYTLIPFLTGSNHAPEVYISDGFYLNWRQMKRSMLKAKTYVKGICLDIGAGKAPYKRYLEGACENYIITDSEKTHSHMFKDSHANFVVAEATALPFEDASMDTVVLTQVLEHVFEYEKAMHEAMRVLKPKGVMLLSVPFMYQAHATPYDFHRFSEYGLRTLLQKHGLEVLEWHYQGYLGTTLFCIINGFIWEKLACVRFLRNTVLLPFVLSLFTCNNLLGLLLDGIPAKHFSPNFFVIARK; via the coding sequence ATGTTAGAAATATTTTCAAATTTTTGCGCCTACACACTGATTCCTTTTCTCACAGGTTCAAACCATGCGCCTGAAGTCTATATCAGCGATGGGTTTTATCTCAATTGGAGGCAGATGAAGCGCTCCATGCTTAAAGCAAAAACCTATGTAAAAGGGATTTGTTTAGATATTGGGGCGGGGAAAGCTCCGTATAAACGTTATCTTGAAGGTGCGTGTGAAAATTACATCATTACCGATAGTGAAAAGACGCATAGCCATATGTTTAAAGACTCTCACGCGAACTTTGTTGTTGCCGAAGCTACAGCCCTGCCGTTTGAAGATGCGAGTATGGACACGGTGGTGCTTACACAAGTGTTAGAGCATGTGTTTGAGTATGAAAAAGCGATGCACGAAGCCATGCGCGTGTTAAAACCTAAAGGGGTGATGCTTCTGTCTGTTCCTTTTATGTATCAAGCGCATGCAACGCCGTATGACTTTCACCGTTTTAGTGAGTATGGACTTCGCACGCTACTTCAAAAACATGGATTAGAGGTGCTTGAGTGGCATTATCAGGGGTATCTTGGCACGACGCTTTTTTGCATTATTAATGGGTTTATCTGGGAAAAATTGGCGTGTGTCCGCTTTTTGCGCAATACCGTTTTACTCCCTTTTGTGCTTAGCCTCTTTACATGTAACAATCTTTTAGGGTTACTTCTTGATGGGATTCCTGCAAAGCATTTTTCTCCCAATTTCTTTGTGATTGCCCGAAAATAG